A part of Flavobacteriaceae bacterium GSB9 genomic DNA contains:
- a CDS encoding glycosyltransferase has translation MLISIITINYNNVKGLKHTFDSVFNQTFGDFEYIVIDGNSTDGSKELIEVNKDRLSYWVSEPDTGIYNAMNKGIKKATGDYLLFLNSGDLFVNDQALETFVSYNPKEDILYGNITVVDKNKEWVKTYPKKLTFGYLKIDSLPHPASLIKRHCFDDYIYDESLNIVSDWKFFIVGICKKGFSYRYVNEVISVFNYDGMSSLLSNKHLIDKERKEVLVKEFATFLEDYKKLNRLEQLVHTLRKSKKIQWMVKLRLINKF, from the coding sequence ATGCTTATTTCTATAATAACAATTAATTACAATAACGTAAAAGGCTTAAAGCATACATTTGATAGTGTGTTTAACCAAACCTTTGGGGATTTTGAATACATTGTAATAGATGGTAATTCTACAGATGGAAGTAAAGAGTTAATAGAGGTAAATAAAGATAGATTGTCTTATTGGGTAAGCGAGCCCGATACAGGTATTTATAATGCCATGAACAAAGGTATAAAAAAAGCTACTGGAGATTATTTGTTATTTTTAAATAGTGGAGATCTTTTTGTTAATGACCAAGCACTTGAAACTTTTGTTAGCTATAACCCTAAAGAGGATATTTTGTATGGTAATATTACGGTGGTAGATAAAAATAAAGAATGGGTTAAAACCTATCCCAAAAAGTTAACCTTTGGTTATTTAAAGATTGATTCCTTGCCACATCCGGCTAGCCTAATTAAGCGACATTGTTTTGATGATTATATCTATGACGAAAGCCTTAATATTGTTTCTGATTGGAAATTCTTTATTGTGGGTATTTGTAAAAAAGGATTCTCCTACCGTTATGTAAATGAGGTTATAAGTGTGTTTAATTATGATGGAATGAGCTCATTACTTTCAAATAAGCACCTTATTGATAAAGAGCGAAAAGAGGTTTTAGTTAAAGAGTTCGCTACTTTTTTAGAAGATTATAAAAAGTTAAATAGGTTAGAGCAACTTGTCCATACCTTAAGAAAATCAAAAAAAATACAGTGGATGGTTAAACTAAGATTAATAAATAAGTTTTAA
- a CDS encoding glycosyltransferase: protein MQPLVSIIVPCYNQAQYLDECLQSVLSQTYTNWECVIVNDGSTDTTSIVAETWLDKDSRFKYLSHDNAGVSQARNFGIENAKGTYVLPLDADDLIADNYLDLAIQAFKDNTNLKIVYAKAQKFGDINEDWNLPKFKFKTLLKGNIIFNCAMYKRQDWETIGGYDPSFDIGLEDWDFWLSLLKNDAEVYQIPEICFFYRINNASRNHSIVQSQLDNLYKKLTLKHLNSYIEAYGSYKSLLTEIDNLKRQNKRLQKKVDYVAEHKTTRLKAIIKKILGL from the coding sequence ATGCAGCCATTAGTTTCCATTATTGTACCCTGTTATAATCAAGCCCAGTATTTAGATGAGTGTTTGCAATCGGTACTATCGCAAACATATACTAACTGGGAGTGTGTTATTGTAAACGATGGATCTACTGATACCACCTCAATAGTTGCCGAAACATGGTTAGATAAAGATTCAAGATTTAAGTATTTATCTCACGATAACGCCGGTGTTTCCCAAGCGCGTAATTTTGGTATAGAAAACGCTAAAGGCACTTATGTTTTACCTTTAGATGCCGACGATTTAATAGCCGATAATTATCTCGATTTGGCCATACAAGCATTTAAAGACAATACTAATTTAAAAATAGTATATGCTAAGGCACAAAAGTTTGGAGATATAAATGAAGATTGGAACTTGCCTAAATTTAAATTTAAAACCTTGTTAAAAGGGAACATTATTTTTAATTGTGCTATGTACAAACGTCAAGATTGGGAAACTATAGGAGGATATGACCCTAGTTTTGATATTGGTTTGGAAGATTGGGACTTTTGGTTAAGCTTGTTAAAAAATGATGCTGAAGTATACCAAATACCAGAAATTTGTTTTTTTTACCGTATTAATAATGCTTCAAGAAATCACTCTATTGTTCAATCTCAATTAGATAATCTTTATAAAAAACTAACTCTTAAACACCTAAACTCTTATATAGAAGCGTATGGAAGTTATAAAAGTTTATTAACTGAGATAGATAACTTAAAAAGGCAAAATAAACGTTTACAAAAAAAGGTTGACTATGTAGCGGAACATAAAACAACAAGATTGAAAGCTATAATAAAGAAAATATTAGGATTATAA
- a CDS encoding glycosyltransferase, with the protein MVIEPLVSICIPTYNGEAYLSEALDSALAQTYTNLEIVVSDDASTDGTLDIVGKYKDKTPIPIRVFHHAPNGIGANWNYCMQQAQGRYIKFLFQDDVLEPTCVEAMLTVFKNHPEVGLVACKRAFIVEKVIVDDAQKQWLDDYKNLQVQFNSFKELLYLDKTMFKRRDFLQSPLNKIGEPSVVMFKRGLIDTIGWFRTDLKQVLDYEYWYRIVKHHPAVVINKPLAKFRVHAEQETQKNKARVINDYSVYRNILKNDYAQLLHPEVLKRLTPKKHYKGYYFVKNLKKRIKRIFS; encoded by the coding sequence ATGGTAATAGAACCCCTTGTCTCCATCTGCATCCCTACCTATAATGGCGAGGCTTATCTATCCGAAGCTCTGGATAGTGCTTTGGCACAAACCTACACTAATCTTGAAATTGTAGTAAGCGATGATGCTTCTACCGATGGTACTTTGGATATTGTTGGAAAGTATAAAGACAAAACCCCCATTCCCATACGGGTGTTTCATCATGCCCCTAATGGCATAGGGGCCAATTGGAACTATTGTATGCAACAAGCTCAAGGCCGCTATATTAAGTTTTTGTTTCAGGACGATGTGCTGGAGCCTACCTGTGTTGAAGCTATGCTAACCGTTTTTAAAAACCATCCAGAAGTGGGGTTGGTAGCCTGTAAGCGAGCGTTTATTGTAGAAAAAGTTATTGTAGATGATGCCCAGAAACAATGGTTGGACGATTACAAAAACCTGCAAGTCCAGTTTAACAGTTTTAAAGAGTTGCTTTATCTGGATAAGACTATGTTTAAAAGAAGAGATTTTTTGCAAAGTCCGTTGAACAAAATAGGTGAACCCAGTGTCGTTATGTTTAAGAGAGGACTTATTGATACTATTGGCTGGTTTAGAACCGATTTAAAACAAGTACTCGATTACGAGTATTGGTACCGTATTGTAAAACACCACCCGGCAGTGGTAATAAACAAGCCCTTAGCCAAGTTTAGGGTACATGCCGAGCAGGAAACGCAAAAAAATAAAGCCCGTGTGATTAACGATTATAGTGTTTATCGCAACATTTTAAAAAATGATTACGCCCAATTATTACATCCAGAAGTGTTAAAGAGACTCACACCTAAAAAGCATTATAAAGGGTATTATTTTGTAAAAAATCTTAAAAAGCGCATAAAACGTATCTTTAGCTAA
- a CDS encoding glycosyltransferase family 2 protein codes for MVKPTTYIIIVTYNGLKWLKRCLKSCGNYPVLVVDNASSDGTVGYIEQQFPNVTLLKQETNLGFGAANNIGMSYALNHGAKQVFLLNQDAYVVDDALEQLIAFQKTHPEYWVLSPLHVTPSLDRLDENFSHYVNYKNNASFYSDYVLGNPIKPVYEVPFVNAAAWLVSLKCLNTVGGFDPMFFHYGEDDNYCQRVLFHGGKIGVVPNAKVIHDRVDRVQHPIEPFSEAYYQHKLKNFKKRHANVNAFDGVVIEKTITKYKRQIIKALLLGRFKQAKRLRYEQQLYITAKHAIVKSVAQNKEPGATHLNLKDI; via the coding sequence ATGGTAAAACCAACAACCTATATCATTATTGTTACTTACAACGGTCTTAAATGGCTAAAGCGTTGTTTAAAAAGTTGTGGCAATTACCCTGTTTTGGTAGTGGATAATGCCTCATCCGATGGTACGGTAGGTTATATAGAACAGCAGTTTCCAAACGTCACGTTATTAAAACAAGAGACTAATTTAGGTTTTGGAGCAGCCAATAATATAGGCATGAGCTATGCGTTAAACCATGGCGCGAAGCAAGTGTTTTTACTTAATCAAGATGCGTATGTGGTTGATGATGCCTTGGAGCAGCTAATCGCTTTTCAAAAGACGCATCCTGAGTATTGGGTGTTAAGTCCGTTACATGTCACACCAAGTTTAGATAGGCTAGACGAGAACTTTTCGCATTATGTAAACTATAAAAATAATGCATCCTTTTATTCCGATTATGTATTAGGAAATCCCATAAAACCTGTTTATGAAGTACCCTTTGTAAATGCAGCGGCTTGGTTAGTATCTTTAAAGTGTTTAAACACTGTAGGTGGGTTCGATCCAATGTTTTTTCATTATGGCGAAGACGATAATTATTGTCAGCGTGTTTTATTTCATGGGGGTAAAATAGGCGTAGTGCCAAACGCTAAAGTTATTCATGATAGAGTAGATCGTGTACAGCATCCAATAGAGCCTTTTTCAGAAGCCTATTACCAGCATAAACTTAAGAACTTTAAAAAGCGACACGCCAATGTGAATGCGTTTGATGGTGTTGTTATAGAAAAAACAATTACAAAGTATAAGCGACAAATTATTAAAGCTTTGCTATTAGGACGGTTTAAACAAGCAAAGCGATTACGATATGAACAACAACTTTATATAACCGCCAAACACGCTATTGTAAAAAGTGTGGCACAAAATAAAGAACCAGGGGCAACGCACTTAAACCTAAAAGATATATGA